In the genome of Bremerella sp. P1, the window CGTCCCAGGTACGCGAATACCGAACGCGCCTTCTTTCGTATCGCCGAAGGTGACCGGCTCATCGCCAGCGGTAACCGTGACGTCAAAGTCGAAGTACTGACGTCCTTCGTCATGGCCGAACGTGATGGTGCGACGATCGCGGCACAGCACTTTGCCTTGCGGCGTTTCCCAGCGATTAAGTGACACGATCTGGGCTGTCTCGCCGTCGGTGACCTTTTCGAACTTCTCGTGGATGATCTGACCGCCGACGCCTTCCTTCTCCAGCCAGAAGTCGGTGCCGTTGACGTTGCCGTGGGTAAACCAGACGCTGCGATGATGCGGGTGATCGTCCCGTTCGCTCTCGCCGACCGATTCGATCGGGTAGCGACGCGTCATCGGCAGACCGTCAGGGCCCAGAAGCGGGTAAAGAATCGGCTTCGCGCCGCTTTTGATCAGATAGCGAGTCAGCAGCTTGCCGTCGTAATGAACGGTCAGACCGTCGTCCTCTTGGACGATTTCATACGTTTCAGCCAAACAGGCAGACGAAAAGCTAACCAGCAGCAGAATGCTAAACAGGCGGATCATGCGCGGCATATCCTTCGAAATCAGGTGGGATGGGGGAACAGTCAAACTTTAGAGAACTGTTCTCATCTTACCTGAGAGATATTCCGCAATCCAGCAACCACCTACTTTTGAGCGGTGACGAACGCTGGTTTTACGTATTCATCGAAGGAAACGGCCTTGGCATTGGCCAGATCAGCCTCAATCGACTGAATCAGCTGTGCGTCCTCTTCCTGCAGCTCCCAGCGATATTCATGGGTGCTGCGAAGGGAGATGCTCTTGGTGGGGTCGGCATGACGGATCGTCTTGCGGACTTCAGCCGGCACGGCCCCTTTGGCGCGGATCTGGTTGTTCAGCTCGATGCGAGCCTGAGGCAAGTCGCTGCCGGCACAGATGAAATTCAACTGCGAAGACCAATCGCAGAAACGCGAGTAGGCATCGACGGTTGGCTGATCACGAATTGGCGTCAGGTCGGCCTCGTAGGTCAGGGGATCGCCGGCAAGTTTCAGGACCTGGTTTTGCTGGTTGTAGTTGGCTTCGAACTTAGGATCTCGGAGGAACGTCCACAGCGGGCCCTCTGGGAAATTCGCATGCGACTTGAAATAGGCCGAGTGCTGCAGCACGTTTTGGGTAGTCAGCGTCAGCTTGACCTGCCGCTGCGGATCCAACAGCGTGATTTGGCCCGAGTCGTAATCGATGATCGTTGCCTGACGCGGCGGCGTCGTGACGACATCGTAGACCTTCGTTCCGTGAAAGACGGTCTGATACGTGACCGCCGGAATCCGGGCATTACCACGGAAGATCTGCGTAGTCACTTGAAAGTCCGCCGCGGCACTCACGCACACGAAAGAAGCCCAGACGGTCAGGACAGCGGTCGAAAGTGATGCAGTTTTCACGGGTTCGATCAACTCGGCGAAAGAGTCATACAAGGTGGAAAGTTCCGATTGCCCGGAACCTTACCTAAACCATTGGCCTGAGGTCCAGATGAATCGCTTACAGCGTGCTAGCAAGCTTTCGGCTTTCGCGGTCGGCCCAATAGATGGGCTCCGGCGAACGATGCTCGGCCATGCATCGTTCAAGGATCGTCTGCATCGACTTGTCATCGACGCCAAAGCCGCGTGAAACATAGATCGGATGCTTGGTCTTGGTATGCGGCATGGTCGCGTAACCAAGGATCTCATCCAGTTCATCTTTCGATGCGATGATTGGTTCCCACTTGCCCACGCGCAGCTCGGGGGCTCGGATGACTCCGCAGATCAGCTTCTTGGCCACGCCAATTGTTGGAATACCTGTGAGGCCGCCCAGCATGGTCGCGATCCCCATCCGGCGCGGATGAAGTCGACCGTTGCCATCGACCAGCAGAACGTCAGGAAGCGTGCCGGTCGCCTGCATTTGGGCCAGTAGATTCAAGTGCAACCTGATTTCACGAAACGCGAGATACCCGGTGATGTAAGGGAATTTCGCTTCGCCGATGTAGGTTTTCGTGCCGAGCGAACTCTGCCCGTTCGACTTGGTAAGGTGACAGGCCGAAACAGCTTGCTCCTTTCCATAGGAAACATCAATCCCACCGATGACTTCGACATCGGAGAGACGAAACGCTGGCTCTTCGGGGCATGCAAAGTCACGCTGCCAGGCTTTCAACTTGGCAAGTGAGGGGACAATCGGCGGCAGCTGCGTGCGATACGTTTCCAACAGGATTGAACCGTTGGCAACGAAGACCTCTTCCGCGCTAAGAAGCCGAGCTTTCGTTTCGCTGCTGCCGCTGTAGTGCAGTCCGATCTCCCCGGTCGATCGCACGACGCGGTGCGAGAGATCTGCCACGTTGCAATTTGGATCAAGCAGATAAGTGGCTACCCAGCGGCTGGCAACCGAGTCGCCGAGTGATTTCGCCAGATCGCCGTAGGTCGCCACACTTCCAGGCGGGATCGCTCGCACCAATTGATCGACCTGGTCCATCAGGTTGGGGATACCAGCGGCAAACGCGTCCGCAATTTGGTGAAGATCAGGAGGGTCCATCCGGGGCAGACTTGGGGTTTCAGGGGGACTCGCTAGCAGAAAGTTCCTGCGTTTGCCGGACGCCGCGAGCAATGCTGTATAAGGAAATACCCAAGACCGCCCCAAACGTGTCGGCTACTAGGTCCAGAGGGTCCGCCGTACGGCCGACGACGAACATTTGGGTCAATTCGTCGAAGATGCCTACACCCACCAAGGCCACGGCGACGGTCGCTGCCAGCAGTAGTGTCCAGCGATAGTTCCATGCCGTCGCGGCGATCATCGCCGTAATGGCCAGAACTGCGTAGATTGCCGCATGCACGACCTTGTCGAAGTGCGGAAACAAAGGTTCCTGCCCTGGCTGCATGGGCCAGTGCGTCGCCGTGAAAGCAAGCACCCACAGTCCAATCAGGACGATGGTGGCGATCAGAGGCACTTTTCGCAGCGACATGGAATGCTTCCCTGGCAGATAAAAACTAGCAGTCTTCAGACTAATCGACGTTCCAGGGGCTCACAACCACGTTGTGCCTTGCGAGAATCGCACCGAATTAGGTATCGTTTGTAGCGATTATAGGTTCTAGGCAATTTTCCTGATCACGAGTACAACCCCCAATCAACGCATGGCCATTCTGATCACCGGCGGAGCCGGTTTCATTGGTAGTCACCTCACGCAGATCCTCTTGAAGCAATCGGACGAGAAGCTCGTCACGATCGATAACTTCAACGACTACTACGATCCAGCGCTAAAGCGGGAAAATGTGAAGCCAGTCGCCGACGAGCCCCGGGTAACGCTCATCGAAGGGGACTTCTGCGATTCCGATGCCATGAAGCGGCTATTCGACGAGCACGATATCGACCAGGTCGTCCACTTGGGCGCCATGGCCGGCGTGCGGATCAGCGTGCAGAAGCCGGAGATGTATCAGCAAGCCAACGTGGCCGGGACCTTAAGCCTATTGGAAGCGGCCCGGCATCATCCGGTGAAGCGGTTCCTGTTGGCCTCGTCTTCAACCGTCTACGGCAAAGGAGCTGGCGTTCCCTTCCGAGAAGATGCCCCACTCAGCATCCCGTCGAGTCCCTACGGTGCTACCAAGCGAGCCGCCGAGCTGTTGTGTTTGACCTACCACCAACTGCATGGGGTTCCCACGGCATGCCTTCGCCCGTTTAGCGTCTATGGACCGCGGCTACGCCCCGACCTGGCCCTGACCATCTTTGCCAAGGCAGTCCACGAAGGGACCCCGATTCCCTTGTTCGGCGATGGCAGCATCCGCCGCGACTTCACCCATGTCAGTGATATCTGCCAAGGCTTCATTTCGGCACTCACGGCCGAAGGGGTTGTCGGGCAAGAGATCAACCTCGGGCACAGCGACCCGATCGAAATGCGACGACTGATCGAACTTCTGGAAAAGTCGTTCGGCAAGAAGGCGATCATCGATTACCAGCCAGAGCGGCCAGAAGACCTACCGATCACGTACGCCAACCTCGAAAAGGCGGAAAAACTGCTTGGCTATGGCCCGAAAGTACTAATCGAAGACGGTATCCAGGAATACGTCGATTGGTTCCGTAGCTGGCACGGCTAATGGAATCGGTCGGGGCGGCTTGGTACGCTGGTAGAGTCCGCCGAGTAGGCCAGATAACGCCTGCCCAGCACCCTCCGTACTCGCCTACTAAGATTGCCGCCATGCGTACCGCTACCACGATCTTCAGTCTTGCTCTTGTTATGTTCGCTTCGGTCTGTATCTCGGCTGAGGAAGCCAAAGAGAAGCCTAAGGGCAAATCTCTGTTCGACGGAAAGAGCCTCGACCATTTCGAGGTGCCTCAGTTTGGCGGCGAAGGTAGCGTCGAAGTCAACGATGGCGTGATCAAGCTAGGGCAAGGCGTCATGCTGACCGGCATCACGTACAAGAAGGATGACTTCCCCAAGACGAACTACGAGCTGAGCTGGGAAGCCCGGCGTACGATGGGCATCGACTTCTTCGCCGCTGCCACGTTCCCCGTGAAAGACAGCCACTGCAGCTTCATCCCCGGCGGCTGGGGCGGAGCGGTCGTCGGCCTGAGCAACATTGACGGCGAAGACGCCTCGGAAAACGAAACCACTACGTACATCGCCTTTAAAGACGACCAGTGGTATCAGTTCAAGGTCCGCGTGACCGACAAAAAGATCGAAGCCTGGATCGACGACAAGAAGGTGATCGATGCCAACATCGAAGGCAAGAAGATCACCACCCGCAACGAAGTCGATCTATCGCACCCGATGGGCCTGGCCGCCTGGCAGAGCGCGGCAGAGATCCGCAAGATCGAGCTGCGGCTTCTCGATAAATAGCCTAAGCCGACGTCACAACGACGACTCACTCACGATCCGCTTAGGATTGAGTACGGCCTGAATAAACTCTTCCGGCGGCCGATAGTTGTGCACGCTGACGTAGTGATAAACCATCGTCGGTGCCGAGTAGACTTGCCCGTTCTGATCTTCGACGCGAATCTGCCCATTACCCGGGAACTGATCACCAGGCTCGCAAAACTGGCATAGGTGAAAGCCGCGATGCAATAGGATCGGAGATTCGCAAAGCTTCTTCAAAGCATCCAGGAATGGAACCGGAGTCTCCCCAGTAAGGAAGGGATGTGACTTACCCAGCCAACCGACGTTTAGCACGCCTGATCTCCGCGGGAATTTTGTGTAGGTGTGTTCGGTTAGGTCTGGGAAGTAAGTCATGTTGATTTCCTCGAATGCTACCCTACCAGACTCCTATCTAACATCCGATAGTTAATCGCCTCGCAAACATGGTCGGCTGAAATCGTCGTAGCCGATTCAAGATCGGCGATCGTTCTCGCCAGGCGTAAGATCTTATCGTAGGCCCGGGCGCTCAGGCCGAAGTTGCTGATGCTTTGTTTCATCAGGGCGGCGGCATCTTCTTCGACGTGGCAGAACTTGCGGACTTCGCGGCTGCTCATTTGGGCGTTATAGCGGGTACGGCTGCCGACGAAGCGGCGGGTTTGGATCTTGCGGGCCGCGATGACCATCTCCTTCAGTTCCGCGCTACTGGTTCCTTCCGTCTCGCTAGCTAGTTCCTGGTACGGAACCGCAGGGACTTCGATCTGAATGTCGATTCGGTCGAGCAAAGGGCCGGAGATCTTGCCGACATATTTCTCGACCTGCGGAACCGAACATCGGCAATCGCGGCGGGGGTCGTTGCGGAAGCCGCACGGGCACGGGTTCATCGCCGCGACCAGCATGAAGTCTGCGGGGAAGGTTACGCTGCGCAAGGCTCGACTGATGGTGACCTGCCGATCTTCCAACGGCTGCCGCATCAGTTCCAGCGTGCGGCGGTTGAACTCGGGTAGTTCATCGAGAAAAAGAATTCCATTGTGCGAAAGACTAATCTCACCCGGAGCCGGGTTGCTGCCACCACCCACGAGGCCGGCCTCCGAGATCGTATGGTGCGGCGAACGAAACGGGCGAGTCGCCAGCAGCGGCTGATTGGTCGCCAGGCGGCCGGTCGCGCTGTAGATGCGGGTTGTCTCGACCGATTCTCCTGGGGTGAGTTCCGGCAGGATCGTCCGTACCCGCTTGGCGAGCATTGTCTTGCCGGAACCTGGCGGACCGACAAGAAGCAGATTATGCATTCCGGCCGAAGCGATGGTGGCTGCGCGTTTGGCGAGTTCCTGTCCGCGAACATCGGCAAAATCGACTTCGTAGGTCGAGTGCTCTTCCAAGAGGGCTTGGATCTGGGGTGGGACCGGTTCGATATCGAGCTGACCGGAAAGGAAGCCGACCGCTTCGCTCAGGCTGGCGACCGGGATGACCTCGATTCCTTCGACCACGGCCGCTTCCCGGGCATTCTCTGCCGGCACGATGATGCCACGCAGCTTTTGCTTTTCCGTTTCCATCGCCTTGGAAAGAATCCCGCGGATCGGACGCGTATTGCCGTCGAGGGCCAGTTCACCGACGATCGCGTACTCGCTCAATCGATCGCTTTCGAGTTGGCCGCTGCCCAGCAGGATGCCCAGCGTGATTGGCAAATCGAATGAGGCAGCGTTTTTCGGGAGTTCGGCCGGGGCATGATCCCGTAACTGTAGCATTGCGCCGCGAGTTCGGACCGGTCGAGATCGGGGAGGTACTAGGGCAACCATGGAAGGATTCTATCAAAAAGGCCCACAACGCAGCACAGGAGAGCTATAGACGGAGGCGAGAGGCCGCCAAATCCATAAAATCGAACTCCCACTAATCAACTACGTCATATCGGTCGAAACGACCGATATGAGCCTGACAGAATTACAAATTGTTCTAAATCAGTTGAAGGTCACACTCGCGGATTCGGACGGAATTCTTAGCGACGTGAGGCGCCTTACCGATCGCCGCAAGAACAACCTCCAGCGTCAACTTGATGACTTTGCAGCTAAGCTTCGGCAATTGTCCGATAGGATTGACCCGACATTGCCCCCGGCTATGGTCTATGACTTGAAGAATCCAGCGATTACCGGGATGTTGATTGGTCGCGCCCTAGGAGAATCGGAGCCACAACCGATAGCCGATGTGCATCGGTTCTATGGTTCGGGGGTCTACGCTATCTACTACACTGGCAAGTTCGCGGCGTATCAACCAATCAAGGGCACGACATGCCCAATTTATGTGGGCAAGGCGAGACCCGATCGCGACGAAGCGGTCACCCCTAAAGAGCAAGGGCCTGCGGTCTGGGACCGACTAGCTAAGCACGCAAGCAATCTTCGGAAAGCTAAGCATGTCAGGATTCAGGATTTCCACTGCCGGTATATGGTCATCCAATCAGGGCTACAAGACGCAACCGAAGAATACCTGATCAAACACTTTCGCCCGATATGGAATCTGGTTGTTACAGGGTTTGGAAAACACGGAGATCGGGAGCGAGGCGAACTCTCGAAGTGGGACGTGTTACATTCAGGCCGACCGTGGGCAACTGGGCAGACGTCGCGTAAGAGGAAAACACCGGCTTCCATAAAGGTAGAAATCAGCAAGCATTTCCAATCAATCGCTATGGAACCTTCCCGGTCCTCGCTGCTCAATCCGGAGTAAATGGAAACCTAGAAAGTCGCGATAATTGCGGTTTCGATGTCCTCCAGTATGCTATCCGAAGTCCTAGCGTTTTCTGCGCAACGCATTGCCCACTCTCTGCCTGGATGAACAACATCCCATGGGGAACGCTGCTGGTTATAGCGCCCCCTGCCCGGATCATGGTTGCCGTATCCGTCTAATGTTGTGTTCCATACCGGGGAGAACATCTGGATCAACAGAGCCTCACCAAGTGGAATCCAGATATCATCAACAACTAGATAGCGGCAGAAAAAATCGGACCGGTCTATGTTCCCTGCCTGTTCTACCGATTGCCCATGTTCATTCAAACGCCCAAACAACGCCCGCCCTGGTGAGACATTCAGACCGAATCCTCCACGCCTAGCGCCCGCTGGTATTGCTTTACCGACATAGATTGGCCACTCGAAACGGTTCTCCCGATTCCTTTCCGAAATCTTTCGATATGCTGGGAAGTCACCGGTGTAGTAGATTGCGTAAACACCAGCCCCAAGAAAAGCCTCTGGTGGCGGCAGTGGCTCCACGGGTCGCCTTAAGATGGCGTTAGCTACGCTTTCGCCTAGATGAACCTTGTCCAGTGGGTTGTATGGCGTTTCTTCCCTCACGCCTTCGCTCCGTCGCTAAGCTTTCCCGGATGTTCGTTGCTATTTTCGCGGCAATGGATACCGGGACGGCGTTTCCGAGTTGCCGCATGGTTTCGGTCCAAGAGCCCGCGAAAATGAAGTTATCGGGAAAGGTCTGCAATCGCGCGCTTTCCCTCACCGTGAAGTATCGGACATCCCCGCTAGGGTAGGCCAGCATATTTTCACCACCCGGGACACCGTGGTCACCTGCCTTGAGTGTCTTGGCTGGGACATCTAGCGGGCTGCCGGTATGCCCCTTGTAGGTTCTTGCCCCGGGATTGTGGACATGGTTGGGGATTTTGTTGCGGCCCTTTGTTGGGTCTGGCAAATCAGAGATTGCATCTCGGACCGTCAACCACGATTCCAAGCCGTCACCGGCTTCGAGTTGTTCAAGACGGCGATCGGTAATCGTCGGCATGGGGGGCCGCTTCCGTTTGGTGATCTTATGGCGGTCCCAGTATTCCCCCGTAATCCATTGGCTGCGCAGCAAAGCAGCGTGGGAATGCGTTGGTTGTGGGAATGCCCATCGCGCGGCGATGTCACTACGAAAAGCAACAATGAAAACCCGTTCGCGCTTTTGGGGTACGCCGAAATCAGCGGCGTTGATTCGGTTCCAGACAACTTGATAGTGGAGCCCGGATTTATTGCGGCCCCTTGTGTGATGGCGTTCCAACCTTTCGTGGTGTTTCTGCCATTCCTCGTTAGCTTTGATCGTGAGTTCAGGATAGGTGAGTTGTAGAATCACGTACTCAAAGAACGAATTGAAAGCCGGACGTAACAAGCCTTTGACGTTTTCAATGAGCACCGCGCGCGGCATTGTCTCGCGTACGGCACGGACAGCTTCGGGGAAAAGGTTGCGGTGGTCGCTATGGCCCCGATGCTTTCCACCGATTGAAAACGGTTGGCATGGCGGTCCACCGGCGACAAGGTCAACGCCTTCATAGGGCTTGAAATCGAACTCTCGGACATCGCCTTGGTAGATTGGCCAATCGACAACTCCGCGCCGGTTATTCTCGCGGATTGTATCGCATGAATTGCGGTCGTATTCGACAACGGCAGCATGATCGAAACCGGCGGCCTTGGTTCCAAGAGCAAGTCCGCCACCACCCGCGAAAAGTTCAATAGCTTTCATTCGCCGTCTTCCATGAAGGAACGTACCACTTCCGTGAGGCGTTCCACATCCTTGGTTTGGCACTCCCAGATAACGAGCACCTTCCAGCCAAGTTTACGCAATTCCCTTTGATTCCGGGTGTCCCGGCGGGCATTGCTTTCCAATTTCGGTTCCCAAAAATCAAGCTTCGACTTTGGTAATCGGCAATTCGGACACCCTCTGTGACGATGCCAAAAACAGCCATGAACAAAGATGACACGGCGACGGGAGGCAAAGACGAGATCGGGGTTACCGGGAAGCTTTCTTACGTGAAGTCGATAGCGATATCCCATGCCATGGATAAGCTTGCGGACTCGAAGTTCTGGCTTCGTGTCCTTCGACCGGACCCGGCTCATGCGTTCGCTGCGCTGGGAGGGTGTAAGCGTGTCCATGTTACCGATATTCTGGCAAGCTATTGTCAGCCGTCAATAACCCGGCTGAGAAAACAGGTTAGAGCGACGGAAGGCGAAGTTGAACGCCTAAATGTGAGCCCGCCTATCTGCTACTGCGATGGGCAATTGTGGCGTTATGGTAACTTACGAACTGTGGACCGATTTCGTGCAAAGGGTGTCGACGCAATGTTTCGATATCCAAGTGAATTGCTCCGAAATCGCAAAGGGCGTGATGATTTGGGCAAACTACAAGGATATTTCCTTCAACATCCGGGCCATCGTGAGGGCTGCCGAGAGGTTGCAGGTGATGGGCTTCCGAGTAGAACGTCCCGTCCGATAGCTTCAAAGCCTCGCCACATATCTGGCACCGGTTGCCGTGAAGTTCCTTGATTCGTTTCGCCAGGGCCGTATCACGTATGATTCTGGATATCGTGGTCTCTGTTCGGTCTGCTGGTACGGGTTCGATGTCGACTGCGATCAGGAAACGCTCTTCCACTCTCCATGTGATTTTCACCGGTGAAGAATCTTCCGAGTTCTTCGCGATGACGGTTCCCCAGAACGTGAACGCCCCTCGCTCGACGCTTCGGGTGAATAGGAAGATTTTCCCAGTCGGGTTGAGCATCCATTGGATTTGAGGCTGCCTGAGCTTGGTTCCGGTCTTCGCAAACCAGACGAAATCATCTCCCTCCCAGTGATTGTCGTAGTCGTGATCCGTGCGCCCTTTCACACCGACATTGCAGAAAATGTAGAGGTTGTTCTCATACCGGTTGTAGCCCGTTTCCCAGTTCCCACGTTGCAGGTGAGTGGGGACGTCGAGCAAGCGATAGACGTCGGCGCGGGTGTATTCTGTCCCGGGAATGAAAGGGTGAGACATCAGATGAATCTCCAGTATTGGAATTCCTTCAGAAGGCGGGGGTGGTAACTAGCCGCAGAGGGGTTAGAATCGCGGAAAACTCTAACACATTCAAGGTGGGCTATGACACCGGAAGAGATTCAGCGTCGATGGGATGAGATCGACAAAGAGCTAGAAGGCATCGCCAAGGGCCGTGTCGTTGATGGCGACCCGGCGACGCGAGAAGGCGAACTTCTGGAAGAGTTGGACCGTCTCGAATACGAGGCCGGACTAACCGAGTTTCCGGGGCTTGCGGAACACCATTGAGCCAACTTACTCGACGCCTAAGATTTATCTCCCTCCTTGCAACTACGATCGCTTCCACTTGTCATGGAGATCGATCGTATTGGTATAAATCGAATTCACTCCGAATTCTTCGGGGAATGAATTGATCACCGTATTGATGTACGGACGATATTCAACCTTCCACTCACGATCATCAAGGTGCTTCTTGATGATGCAATAGGCCAAGCGATCCACGGTGTTGAGCCAGTTTTCCAAATAGCATTGACGCAAATCCTCAAGAATTTCGATCGCGGCAGGATCGGGATTATTATGGCACTCTGTCCGAATCCGATTGTTGATTTCGTCCAGTTTCTCTTTGCTGTTGCACATGTCACGTTCAAGCTGGATCACGTTCGCCAATCCAGCGAACGCGACCGACTTGTTGAGTTTTCGCAATTGGAAGAATGCGACGAGCACTGCTGCGAGCGTACCGAATCCGCAGACCGCAGAGGAAATCGCTGATACCCATTCTGGAGTCATTTGTTTTCCTGCTTCTTCTTCATTTCAGTGATGGCTTCCTGTGCTTTACGATCATTTTCGGAAGTGCCCTTACCGCCCTGCGAACCCTGTACGTGTTGCGGACGCAAGTCCATTTCCTTGAAACGAACATCATCATTTTTCCGATCGGACATCATT includes:
- a CDS encoding PmoA family protein gives rise to the protein MIRLFSILLLVSFSSACLAETYEIVQEDDGLTVHYDGKLLTRYLIKSGAKPILYPLLGPDGLPMTRRYPIESVGESERDDHPHHRSVWFTHGNVNGTDFWLEKEGVGGQIIHEKFEKVTDGETAQIVSLNRWETPQGKVLCRDRRTITFGHDEGRQYFDFDVTVTAGDEPVTFGDTKEGAFGIRVPGTMKVDAKKGGTIVNDSGQKDKDAWGKKSAWVDYYGPVKDKTVGITIMNHPSSYGYPTHWHVRTYGLFAANPFGIHDFVGKNVKSGDHTIEPGKTMNLRYRVLLHEGTTEDADIDAAFARYEKVKK
- a CDS encoding endonuclease V — its product is MDPPDLHQIADAFAAGIPNLMDQVDQLVRAIPPGSVATYGDLAKSLGDSVASRWVATYLLDPNCNVADLSHRVVRSTGEIGLHYSGSSETKARLLSAEEVFVANGSILLETYRTQLPPIVPSLAKLKAWQRDFACPEEPAFRLSDVEVIGGIDVSYGKEQAVSACHLTKSNGQSSLGTKTYIGEAKFPYITGYLAFREIRLHLNLLAQMQATGTLPDVLLVDGNGRLHPRRMGIATMLGGLTGIPTIGVAKKLICGVIRAPELRVGKWEPIIASKDELDEILGYATMPHTKTKHPIYVSRGFGVDDKSMQTILERCMAEHRSPEPIYWADRESRKLASTL
- a CDS encoding VanZ family protein, which produces MSLRKVPLIATIVLIGLWVLAFTATHWPMQPGQEPLFPHFDKVVHAAIYAVLAITAMIAATAWNYRWTLLLAATVAVALVGVGIFDELTQMFVVGRTADPLDLVADTFGAVLGISLYSIARGVRQTQELSASESP
- a CDS encoding GDP-mannose 4,6-dehydratase, with protein sequence MAILITGGAGFIGSHLTQILLKQSDEKLVTIDNFNDYYDPALKRENVKPVADEPRVTLIEGDFCDSDAMKRLFDEHDIDQVVHLGAMAGVRISVQKPEMYQQANVAGTLSLLEAARHHPVKRFLLASSSTVYGKGAGVPFREDAPLSIPSSPYGATKRAAELLCLTYHQLHGVPTACLRPFSVYGPRLRPDLALTIFAKAVHEGTPIPLFGDGSIRRDFTHVSDICQGFISALTAEGVVGQEINLGHSDPIEMRRLIELLEKSFGKKAIIDYQPERPEDLPITYANLEKAEKLLGYGPKVLIEDGIQEYVDWFRSWHG
- a CDS encoding 3-keto-disaccharide hydrolase: MRTATTIFSLALVMFASVCISAEEAKEKPKGKSLFDGKSLDHFEVPQFGGEGSVEVNDGVIKLGQGVMLTGITYKKDDFPKTNYELSWEARRTMGIDFFAAATFPVKDSHCSFIPGGWGGAVVGLSNIDGEDASENETTTYIAFKDDQWYQFKVRVTDKKIEAWIDDKKVIDANIEGKKITTRNEVDLSHPMGLAAWQSAAEIRKIELRLLDK
- a CDS encoding DUF7919 family protein, which encodes MTYFPDLTEHTYTKFPRRSGVLNVGWLGKSHPFLTGETPVPFLDALKKLCESPILLHRGFHLCQFCEPGDQFPGNGQIRVEDQNGQVYSAPTMVYHYVSVHNYRPPEEFIQAVLNPKRIVSESSL
- a CDS encoding YifB family Mg chelatase-like AAA ATPase produces the protein MLQLRDHAPAELPKNAASFDLPITLGILLGSGQLESDRLSEYAIVGELALDGNTRPIRGILSKAMETEKQKLRGIIVPAENAREAAVVEGIEVIPVASLSEAVGFLSGQLDIEPVPPQIQALLEEHSTYEVDFADVRGQELAKRAATIASAGMHNLLLVGPPGSGKTMLAKRVRTILPELTPGESVETTRIYSATGRLATNQPLLATRPFRSPHHTISEAGLVGGGSNPAPGEISLSHNGILFLDELPEFNRRTLELMRQPLEDRQVTISRALRSVTFPADFMLVAAMNPCPCGFRNDPRRDCRCSVPQVEKYVGKISGPLLDRIDIQIEVPAVPYQELASETEGTSSAELKEMVIAARKIQTRRFVGSRTRYNAQMSSREVRKFCHVEEDAAALMKQSISNFGLSARAYDKILRLARTIADLESATTISADHVCEAINYRMLDRSLVG
- a CDS encoding Eco29kI family restriction endonuclease, producing the protein MSLTELQIVLNQLKVTLADSDGILSDVRRLTDRRKNNLQRQLDDFAAKLRQLSDRIDPTLPPAMVYDLKNPAITGMLIGRALGESEPQPIADVHRFYGSGVYAIYYTGKFAAYQPIKGTTCPIYVGKARPDRDEAVTPKEQGPAVWDRLAKHASNLRKAKHVRIQDFHCRYMVIQSGLQDATEEYLIKHFRPIWNLVVTGFGKHGDRERGELSKWDVLHSGRPWATGQTSRKRKTPASIKVEISKHFQSIAMEPSRSSLLNPE
- a CDS encoding Eco29kI family restriction endonuclease, translated to MREETPYNPLDKVHLGESVANAILRRPVEPLPPPEAFLGAGVYAIYYTGDFPAYRKISERNRENRFEWPIYVGKAIPAGARRGGFGLNVSPGRALFGRLNEHGQSVEQAGNIDRSDFFCRYLVVDDIWIPLGEALLIQMFSPVWNTTLDGYGNHDPGRGRYNQQRSPWDVVHPGREWAMRCAENARTSDSILEDIETAIIATF
- a CDS encoding DNA cytosine methyltransferase, producing MKAIELFAGGGGLALGTKAAGFDHAAVVEYDRNSCDTIRENNRRGVVDWPIYQGDVREFDFKPYEGVDLVAGGPPCQPFSIGGKHRGHSDHRNLFPEAVRAVRETMPRAVLIENVKGLLRPAFNSFFEYVILQLTYPELTIKANEEWQKHHERLERHHTRGRNKSGLHYQVVWNRINAADFGVPQKRERVFIVAFRSDIAARWAFPQPTHSHAALLRSQWITGEYWDRHKITKRKRPPMPTITDRRLEQLEAGDGLESWLTVRDAISDLPDPTKGRNKIPNHVHNPGARTYKGHTGSPLDVPAKTLKAGDHGVPGGENMLAYPSGDVRYFTVRESARLQTFPDNFIFAGSWTETMRQLGNAVPVSIAAKIATNIRESLATERRREGRNAIQPTGQGSSRRKRS
- a CDS encoding very short patch repair endonuclease, translating into MDTLTPSQRSERMSRVRSKDTKPELRVRKLIHGMGYRYRLHVRKLPGNPDLVFASRRRVIFVHGCFWHRHRGCPNCRLPKSKLDFWEPKLESNARRDTRNQRELRKLGWKVLVIWECQTKDVERLTEVVRSFMEDGE
- a CDS encoding DUF3427 domain-containing protein, which produces MSHPFIPGTEYTRADVYRLLDVPTHLQRGNWETGYNRYENNLYIFCNVGVKGRTDHDYDNHWEGDDFVWFAKTGTKLRQPQIQWMLNPTGKIFLFTRSVERGAFTFWGTVIAKNSEDSSPVKITWRVEERFLIAVDIEPVPADRTETTISRIIRDTALAKRIKELHGNRCQICGEALKLSDGTFYSEAHHLQPLGSPHDGPDVEGNILVVCPNHHALCDFGAIHLDIETLRRHPLHEIGPQFVSYHNATIAHRSSR